One window from the genome of Lentibacillus daqui encodes:
- the zapA gene encoding cell division protein ZapA, with protein sequence MTQNDKTRITVEIHNKSYTIVGTEPEHHVRLVASLVDQKMREIQAANRDLDTAKLAVLTAVNSMNEYLKLKEEYAKLLGSMNKKEEK encoded by the coding sequence GTGACCCAGAATGACAAAACACGAATAACGGTTGAAATACATAATAAATCATATACGATTGTTGGAACAGAACCTGAACATCATGTTCGGCTCGTCGCCAGTTTGGTGGATCAAAAAATGCGTGAAATTCAAGCTGCCAATAGAGACCTGGATACAGCAAAGTTAGCTGTTTTAACCGCAGTGAATTCAATGAATGAGTATTTGAAACTAAAAGAAGAATATGCGAAATTGCTAGGTTCAATGAATAAGAAAGAGGAAAAGTAG